In Bordetella genomosp. 10, the genomic window CGTCGACACGCCGCCGCCGACGAACACTTCCGTCCACGGCACGCCGGCCTGCCCCAGCGCGTCCACTGCCATCGCGCGCACGCTGCAGGGTTCGGCCTGCGTCGCCAGCCGCAAGGGTTGACCGGCGGTCCATTCGAAATCGGGCGCGCCCATCCAGCCGAAGCCTTCTTGCAGCAGCAATTCGCCGTCGAGGCGACGGCTGTCGTGACGCAGCACGACGGCCGCATCGAGCCGGCCCGCGTCGAATTCATCCAGCACGTCGAGCGACGACGCGATCCGCATTTCCAGGGTCAGCGCGGGGTCGGCGCGGTTCAGGCCCCGCAGCATGCGCGGCAGCTCCGAGCCGACGACGTGGTGGCTGACGCCCACCACCAGGCGGCGCGGCTTGGCATCTGAGAAGGCATTGAAGGCCCCCTGGTGCGCCGCCACCAGCGAGCGCGCCGCCGGCAGGAAGGAACCGCCGTCCGCGGAGAGACGCACCAGGCGCGGCGTGCGATCCAGCAGGCGGCGGCCCAAGGCGGTTTCCAGGCGGCGGATCTTCAAGCTGATGGTCGATTGCGTCGTATCCATCACTTCCGCCGCGCGCGTGAAGCTTTTCATGTCCGCCGTCAGGACAAAGGCTTGGACGGCTTCGATATCCAGGGTTTTCATCGTGCTTTCCTGCGGGTCGGGGTGGCTTGCGGAGCAAGGAATTCGGCGGGCGGCCGCCCGTTTCGGCGGCACGGGCGCATCTCAATCATTTTATTTTTAAATCATTGAAATACTGATAAATCGTATTTTCAAATGATAGCGCCGCCGATACGCTGTCGTCCAGACGAGTGCGACGGGTGCGATTCAAATTTTCGATTCGCCAACCCGGATGGTTTTTCGCCCCTTCGTCCCTTCGCCTTTTCGTATTGATGCAGGCCCACCTGCCCTGTCCTATTCCCTGGAACCTGACCATGCTCATCGCCCATTACACCCACCGCCTTCCCGCCGACTACGACCTCAACATCATCCGCCGCCGCGCCGCGGAGCGCGGCAAGCTTTGGGACGCCACGCCGCGCCTCCATTTCAAGGGTTTCCTGCTTCGTGAAGCCGGCCAGCTCGGCGCCATCGGCCACAGCTATTCCTCGCTGTATCTCTGGCAGGACGACCAGGGCCTGCGCGATTTCCTCCTGCAGAACAAATACAGGACCGTCACCGACAGCTTCGGCCGCGCCGACATCGACACCCGCATCGTCCTGGACGCCCGTCGCGGCACAGGCAAGGAGGCGCGTTATGCCCAAACAGAAGAAATCGACATCCCCCTGGACCAGGACCTGGGCCAGGCCTATGCCCAGGAACTGGACCACAACCGCGCCGTCGCGGCCCAAACCGGCGTAGTCGCCGCCGCCGTGGGCGTGGACACCACAACCTGGCGCATCACCCGCATCGCTCTACGCGAATCCCACCAAGAAGACGCCCCCAAGCACGCCGTGACGTACGAGGTCCTGCACCTGGCAAAACCGCTCCTTGACCAGCTCCCGACGGCCGGCCAATGAAGTCGGGCACGCATATCGTCCTTTGGTCGACCCGGTGACAGCAATCCGAACGTCATCGCAATCGCGGAGAAGAGAAACGCGATAACGTTGCTGGTGCGAATATTCATCCTCGAATTCGTAAATCCGGCTTTCCGCCAATCAAAAGGGGCTTCCTGGTATGACGCAACGGATCTTGGCCATAGGAGGCGGAGGATTCCTGATGGAAGAAAACCCTTCTCCCATTGACGCGCTTGTGCGAGACATGACGGGCAAGGCGCGTCCCAAAATATGCTTCATCGGAACCGCGAGCGGCGACCTGCCTTTGCAGTTCGCGAAGTTCGATGCCGCTTACGGTTATCTGGGTTGCGAAGCATCGCATCTTGCCTTTTTCCGAGACACCGGCCCGCGTGCAATCCCATTGACGGACATTCGCAGCCGACTGCTGGACCAGGATGCGATTTTCGTGGGAGGCGGAAATACGAAAGCCGCGCTTGGCGTGTGGAAGGAATGGGGACTGGATAACGTGCTGCGGGAAGCGGGCAACGCCGGCATTCTCCTGGCGGGCATGAGCGCCGGCGCGTTGTGCTGGTTTGAATCGGGAGTGACGGACTCGTTCTCGCCCAAGTGGTATAGGCCCGTCGATTGCCTGGGTTTCATACCAGGCGGGTGCGCCGTCCACTACAACGGCGATCCCCTGCGCAGGGAATCGCTACACGCCGCTTGCGCGGCTGGCGGCATCGGACCATCCATCGCGATTGACGATTATGCGGCCGTCTTCTACGCCAATGGAAAACGCGACGCCGTCTACGCATGGAAAGGCGGCTCGACCGCTCACCTTGTCGATATGGTGGGCGGCCAGGTCGTGGAAACCGCGCTGCCGGCGGCGCCCATCAGGTCGTAGCGCCCCCTTCATGCCGGGGAAGCGAATCCGCTATCTCGTGCCACGGCGCCTTCGATCCGACGTAAACATGGCGTTCCGGACGCGCGCCGGGATCGTCGTCGAGGGCGCCCAGGGCCAGGCCGAAGGTCGTGGGATCCGAGTCGAACTTGGTGAGTAAAGGGGATCCGCACACGGAACAGAAGCCACGGTGCTGCCCGGGAGAGGATTCATGGAAGCGGACCAACGCCTCTCCGCGCGTCCAGCGGAACTCGGACGCCTTGACCCGGCCTCTCGCGCGAAACGCGGACCCGTGGGCTTTACGGCACATGCTGCAATGGCAATAAAGCAGGTCCGTCACCGACCCGGCAATTTGAAACGCAACGCCCTGGCATAAGCAACTTCCTCGAAGCATCCTCATTCCTTTGACGGTCGCAAGAACCGGTTCGGCCCCATCCCCGCGACTCTATCAGCATCGACCGATCGGCCGCTTCCAGAAAAACACCCTGTCCGGCAAGCCGGACGTTTCACGCGCGCCACAGGCAGCGCAGAATAGATCGATCCGGTTCCCTCAGGGCATGGCTTCGGATAGAATTGCGACCTATTCGCATTTAAGTGCATGGGTCGATGAAGCGTGTCAGCGTCCGTTCCGCCTCTTCGCGCTGCCCGCGATCGCGTTGCGCGGCGGGCGGCGGCGAAGCGCATGGGGCGGCGTTATCGCGCGGACCGAGGGAGCGCGATTGAGCGCGCCTTCCGATGATTCCCGGTCCTGGCTGACGCAGATGTACGCCAGCTTCCGCGCCCCGCTGCTGCGCTTCTTGCAGCACCGCTTGGGCGATCGGCAGGACGCCGAAGACGCGCTGCAGGAGTCGTTCACCCGCCTGGCCGCCGCCGGACAGTCGACCGCGCTGAGGAATCAACGCCCCTACCTGTTCCAGATCGCCGCCAATCTCCTGCGGGACCGCGCCCGGGAACAATTGCGGCAAGGGCCGATGAAGATGGTTTCCTTCGACGATCCCGAAACGCGTGCCGACGAGGTGCCGGTGGACGCTTCCGCCTGTCCCGTCGCCAGCACGGAACACCGCGAACGTTTGCATCGCCTGGAACAGGCCTTGCAGGAACTTCCCGAACGCCAGCGCGAAGCCTTTGTGTTACACCGCTTCGATGGCCTGACACAGGATGAAGTCGCCGACCGCATGGGTATTTCCCGCCGCATGGTAAGCAAGCACTTGAGCCGCGCCTTCGCCTACTGCGAGGTGCGCGTGCGCTATGCGAGCGCCGACCAGATGGCCAGCCGCCCGCAAGACGACGCGCAGGACGAACCGGAGGATGGGGCATGAACGCGCCGGGCCGCTTCAAGCGCGCATCTTTCTCCGGGAAGCGATCGCGCGGCGACAGGAGGGTGCCTCAGTGACCCAGGCCGACGACGATACGCTGGCCCTGCACGAGGCCGCCGCCGAATGGTACCTGCGCCGGCAGGACGCGAACTGGAGCGACGCCGACGAGACGGCGTTCGATGCCTGGCTGCGGGCCGATCCCCGCCATGGCGACGCGTTGCGCGCATTGTCCCGGACGTGGCTGGATTTCTCCGACGTCGCGCGCCCGCCCCTGGCGCTCGACGCCGCGGCGCAAGGCTCGGCCGCTGCCCAGGCGCGGGACGCGGGCGCCAGCCCCAATGAAGGCGCCGCCACGGCATGGCGGACCGCAAGCCCCTCCACGACGCGACCGCCGCAAGCCCCCGCCTCCCATACCCGCCCGTTGCCGCCACGCCATGCCAGGCCCCGGACACGACAGCCCTGGTATTCGCTTCGGTCCGGCTCGCCCCGGCTGGCCGCCGCCTGTCTGCTGCTCGCCGCGGGCGGCTGGTTCGCCTACGACAATTTCCCGACATATCGGCTGGACGTCGCGACCGCCCACGGCGAGACGCGCACCCTGGACCTTCCCGACGGATCGCGCATCGCCGTCAATATGGATACGCGCTTGAGCGTGCGGCTTTATCCGCGCCGCCGCGAGGTCCAGCTCCACCAGGGCGAAGCCTGGTTCCAGGTCGCCCATGCGCCCCAGCATCCCTTCGTCGTCGCATCGGGCGAAAACGAAGTGCGGGTGACCGGCACGGTCTTCGACGTGCGCAACCTGCCCGCCCGCACCACCGTCCAGGTCCGCGAGGGCCGCGTGGAAGTCCGGGGCCCGCGCGACTGCGGCGAACCGGCGGTGCTGACCGCCAGCCAGGCGATCAACATGGGCAGCAATTGCGCCCGCACGCCGGTCTATAGCGTCACGACGGATATGGTCGGCGATTGGCGCGAAGGCCAATTGATCTTCCGCCGCACGCCGCTGGAAGACGTGGCGCTGGACCTGGCGCGCTACCTCGGCAAGCCGGTGCGCATCGCCGATGCGCGCACGCGCGCCCTGCCCGTGTCGGGTTTCGCCGCGACCGTGCGGCCGCAGGCCTTCCTCGAATCCTTGCCGGACCTGTTGCCGGTGCGCGTGGCGCGGGATGCCGACGGCGGCTACCGGATCGACCCGGCCGCCCGGCCCTGAATCCTGAGTCTCGAGTCCTGAGTCCTGAGTCCTGAATCCCGAAGCGAACGGCCGTTACAAATTAATTTCCCGGACAAGGTTCTCACTTCTCCTGCGAATGCGTCTCACGTAGATATCCGCGCAGATCCGCGCACAGACACACTCCTGGAGAACCTAGGCAATGAACCCCGGACTTCCGCCGCGCCGTCGCGGCCCCCTGGCCGCCCTGTCCCTGCGCGCCGCCTGGCGCCCGCGGCCGACCGCCCTCGCCCTGGCCGTCGCCGGCGCGGTCGCCGCCGCCGCGCCCGCGGCCTACGCGCAACAGGAAGCCCGCGTCAGCTTCAACATCGCGTCCCAACCCTTGTATAGCGCCCTGCGCGCTTTCTCCGCGCAGGCGCACCAGCAAGTGTTGTTCGACGAAAGCACGGTGGCGAATCGCAGCGCGCCGCCGGTCCAAGGCTTGATGTCGCCGCGCCAGGCCTTGGATCAACTGCTGGCGGGCTCCGGCATCCAGGTCGTCGCCACCCGCGCCGGCGCCTATACCCTGAAGGGCCCCGCCGCCGGCGCCCAGGACGCCACGCAGCTTCCCACGGTGCACGTGACCGCCTCCGACCAGACCGGCACCGGTCCCGTCATCGGCTATGTCGCCGAGCGCAGCGTATCGGGAACCAAGTCCGACACGCCGCTGATCAAGACGCCGCAAGCCATCTCCGTGGTGACGCGCGACCAGATGACGACGCAGAACGTGCAAAGCGTGGCGCAAGCCCTGCGCTACACCTCGGGCGTCACGCCCGAACAGCGCGGCACCAATACCGACTCGCTCGAATACCTGTACGCGCGCGGTTTCCAGGTCGAGCAATATTGGAACGGCCTGCGCCTGCCCGGCTCCGCCGCGGGCTACAACGTCACCAGCTTCGATCCCTACATGCTGGAGCGCGTGGAGGTGCTGCACGGTCCCTCGTCGGTGCTTTACGGCCAGGGCTCCCCTGGCGGCATGGTCAACCTGGTGGGCAAGGCGCCCACCGACGAGCCCCTGCACGAGATCGGCATCCAGACCGGCAGCTACGGCCGCACCCAGGTGTTCGGCGATTTCAGCGGCGCGCTGAACAAGGACGGCACCCTGCTCTATCGCCTGACGGCCGACGGCTTCGAGACGGGCACGCAGACCAACTACAACCGCCTCGAACGCTACGCCGTCGCGCCCTCCATCATGTGGCGCCCCAACGGCGACACCAAGCTGACGGTGTACGCCTATTACCAGGCCGATCCCAAGGCCGGCGGCTACAACTTCGTGCCCGCCGTGGGCACCGCGACCGACGGCGTGGTCAAGCTGCCGCGCCGCCTGGACGTCGGCGAGCCGGACTTCGACAGCTTCCGCAAGACGCAGGAGTCGATCGGCTATTCGTTCGAGCATCGTTTCAACGACACATGGTCGGTGAAGCAGAACTATCGTTTCCTGCACAACAGCGAATCGATCCGCTACCTGAGCTATTCCAGCCTGTCGTCCGACGGCCGCACCCTGCTGCGCACGCCTTACTGGAACAGCGGCCAGATCAACACCCATACCCTCGACAACCAGTTGATCGCGCGCTTCGGCACCGGTCCGCTGACGCACCAGGTGACGCTGGGCGCCGACTACCAACACACGCAGTACGACCACGATTTCAAGGGCAACCTGGCGGGCGGGCCGTCGCTGGACCCGAACAATCCCGTCTACGGACAAACCGTGCCGGACGCCAATTTCCAGTTCGCGACGGCCGGCGACCAGACCTTGCGCCAGTTCGGCCTGTACGCGCAGGACCAGATCGACGTCGGCAACTGGAGCCTGCTGGGCGGCATCCGCGAGGACTGGGCGCACGAGTCGTTCGACCCCTACAAGGCCGGCACCGCCAGCACCGAGCAATCGGACCGGGCGTTCACGTGGCGGCTGGGCGGCGTCTACAAGTTCGATAACGGCATCGCGCCGTACGCCAGCTATTCGAAGTCGTTCGCGCCGCAGATCGGCACGGATTACTCGGGCACGCCGTTCCAGCCCACCAAGGGCAAGCAGTACGAAGTCGGCGTGAAGTACCAGCCGCCGGGCTACAACAGCTTCGTCACGGTGGCGGCCTTTCACCTGACGCAGGAAAACGTCACAACCACCGATCCGGACCACACCAGCTTCAGCGTCCAGACCGGCGAAGTGCGTTCGCGCGGCTTCGAGGTGGAAGGCCACGCCAGCTTGAGCAACAACCTCCAGTTGATCGCCTCGTACACCTACACCGACCTGCTGAACACGCGCAGCAACAGCAGCAATCTCGATCGCGTGCCGGTGGGGATTCCGCGCAACGCCGCCAGCCTGTGGGCGGACTACACCATCCCGTCGAGCGCGCTGGCCGGCCTGCAGGTGGGCGCCGGCGTGCGCTACATCGGCAATACCTGGGGCGACGCCACCAACGACCTGAAGCTGCCTTCGGTCACGCTGGTCGACGTCGCGCTGCACTACGATCTGGGACGCAATTTCGACAGCATGCGCGGCTGGACGGCGTCGCTGACCGCCAGCAACCTGTTCGATCGCGACTACCTGTCCTATTGCTCCGGCGGCCTCTGCACCTGGGGCGCCGGCCGCGTGATCCTCGCGGGCCTGAAGTACAAGTGGTAAGCCCACCGGCGGCGGCCGCTGCCGCCGCCGGGCCCGCCCTCAGTACGTCCCCGACAGCTTCTCGATGATGGATAGCCGGATGTTCTCGATATGCCGCATGGTCTCCGCCGTGGCCGCCTGGGCGTCCCCGCGCGCCAGCGCGTCGAGCATCGCCAGGTGCTCGCCGCAGACCGGCACCATGCGGTTCTCCAGCCGCTTCAGCGAGAACATGCGGGTCTTCTGCCGCAGCTTGGCGATCATGTCCGCCATCAGCTCGTTGCCGCAGTATTCGGATATCAGGCCATGCAGCTCGGCGTCCAGCTCCTGATGCAGCGGATCGCCCGGCTGGCCTTCCTCCATCAGGGCCTGGACGCGCGCGCGTAGATCGGCCAGCGTCGCGGCCGGCACCTTGCCGGCCGCGCGTCCCGCGGCATCGCCCTCCAGCAGGCGCCGGATGTGCAGCGTCTCCATCAGGTCCTGCAAGGTGACCTGGCGCACGAACAGGCGATTGTTGGACTTGCGTTCCAACATCTGCTCGCCCTCGAGCCGGTGCATGGCTTCCCGCAGCGGCGTGCGCGATACCCCCAGCCGCAAGGCCAGCGCCCTCTCCTGCACCTGCTCGCCCTGCTTCAGCTCGCGCGAGAGTATCAGGTCGACCAGCGCGTCGTAGGCCTGGTTCGCCAATCCCCTGTTGCCGCCGTCCAGCTCCTGGTTGGACGCCGCTCCCTCGTGTCCCGGATTCATGAATTCTGTTTGTGAAATATGCATAAAAAAAGCCAATGTGGCGTAGGCAGGTGTCCTAAATGCTGTTTTAGTGCACCCGAGGTTAGCGGCTTTTCACCCAGCCAAGCGCATCCTCGCCCCGCAGTCGACACATTGTATATAAGTGGTATACCTAATGTACTCAAACGGTCACAAGGACCAGAATCCCCCATCATCCCTGGTCCTCCCGACACGAAAGCCAATGTCTTCCGCCGAACTTGATGTCCGTTTGTCCGACCGCGTCGCGGCCGCCCGCCCCTCCGCCACCGGCGCCGTCAGCGAACTCGCGCGACGGTTGTCGGCCGAAGGCCGCTCCATCATCAGCCTGAGCGAAGGCGAACTGGATTTCGACACCCCGGCCCACGTGCGCGAGGCCGCCGTCCAGGCCATCGCCGGCGGGCAGACGCGCTATACGGACGTCGGCGGCACGCCCGCCCTGAAGGCGGCGGTCGCCGCCAAGTTCGCGCGCGACAACCACCTGGAATACGCGCCGGCGGAAATCATCGCCGCCACGGGCGCCAAGCAGATCCTCTTCAACGCCCTGCTCGCCACCCTGAACCCCGGCGACGAGGCCATCGTGGTGGCCCCGTACTGGGTCTCCTATACGGAAATGACGCGCATCGCGGGCGGCACGCCCGTGATCGTCACCCCGGACGCCGCCAACGACTTCAAGCTGACCCCGGCATTGCTGGAGCAGCACCTGACGCCGAACACGCGCTGGCTCATCCTCAACGCGCCCTGCAACCCGTCCGGCGCGCTGTACACGCGCGAGGAATTCGCCGCGCTCGCCGCGGTGATCCGCAAGCACCCGCGCGTGCTGGTGATGTCGGACGATATCTACGAGAAGCTGGTCTACGAGGGCGAGTTCGTGTCCTTCGCCGAGGCGGCGCCCGATATGCGCGCGCGCACGCTGACGATCAACGGCGTCTCCAAGTCGCACGCCATGACCGGCTGGCGGCTGGGCTATGCCGGCGGCCCGGCTTGGCTGATCAAGGCCATGAACCTGCTGCAGTCGCAGAGCACCAGCAATCCCAGTTCCGTGAGCCAGGCGGCCGCCGTCGCCGCGCTGAACGGCCCGCAGGACTTCCTGGACGGCTGGCGCGACCGCCTGCGCGCGCGCCGCGACATGGCGCTCGGCATCCTGCAGGCGGCCGCGCCGGTGCTGAGCGTTCGCCGTCCGCCCGCGGCGTTCTATTTCTTCGCGGATTGCCGGCAGGCCATCGGCATGCGCACGCCGGCGGGCGAGACCATCGCCACCGACGCCGACCTGGCCCGCTACCTGATCGAGGAAGCCGGCGTGGCGGTCGTGCCCGGCAGTGCCTTCGGCCTGGAGCCGTATCTGCGCCTGACCTTCTGCATCGCCGACGACCGCCTCAAGCTCGCCTGCGAACGCATCGTCGCCGCCTGCGCCAAGCTGACCCGCTGAGCGCGCGCGGAGCCGAATCTTGAATCGTCCCGTCGACGCAGCCACGCTGGAACACGACGCCGCGCCCGCGGCGGACAGCGCCAGCACGCGGGCGCGCGCGTCCATCGAACCGGTGGGCGACCGCTGCCTGCTCATCCGCCTGGGCGACACCGTGGACCTGGCCACGCATTACGCGGTGCAGGCGGTGACGGCGCTCATCAACGCCTGCCCACCGATCGGCGTGGTGGAAGTTGTGCCGGCCTTCACCACCGTCGCGGTGCATTACCAGCCCTCGCTGTGCCCGCGCGAGGGCGACCTGCCCAGCGTGTACCTGACCCGCCAGATCGAAGCCTTGCTGCGCCAGGACCTGCCCGACGTGGCCAGCGAAGGCCGCGTGGTGGAGATTCCCGCCTGCTACGGTGGCGAATACGGTCCCGATCTCGAAGACGTGGCGCGGCAATGCGGCCTGGCGCCGGAAGAAGTCGTCGCGCTGCACAGCGGTTCGCCGCTGACGCTTTACGCTTTTTTCTTCTCCCCGGGCAATCCCTTCGCGGGGCCCCTGGACCCGCGCCTGAACGTCAAGCGGCGTTCGTCGCCGCGCACCCGCGTCGAAGCCGGCTCGGTCGCCATCGCCAACGGCTTGTCCTCGATCTACCAGAGCACCTCGCCGGGCGGCTGGAACGTCATCGCCCGCACGCCCTGGAACCTGTTCCAGGTGGACCGGCAGCCGCCCACGCGCCTGCGCCTGGGCGACCAGTTGCGCTTCAAGCCGATCACACCCGATGAATTCCGCGACCTGCTGGAGCCGCGGCCATGAACGCGATGATCGTGGAACGCCCCGGCATGCTCAGCACGCTGCAGGACAGCGGCCGGCTGGGCCATCAGCAATACGGCGTGTCGGTGAACGGCCCGATGGACGAATGGTCGCACCGCCTGGCCAATGCCCTGGTGGGCAACGACGAGGACGCGGCGGTGCTGGAATGCACGCTGACCGGACCGCGCGTGGTCTTCGCCGAGAACACGCTGGTCGCGCTGTGCGGCGCGCGCATGCGCATTACGGCCAATGGCCAGCCGCTGCCGCAGGACCGCGCGGTGCTGCTGCGGCGCGGGACGGTGCTGGACGTGGGCGAACGCCTGGAAGGCGCGCGCCTCTACCTGGCCGTGCGGGGCGGCTTCGCGCCCGCGCCCGTGCTGGGCAGCCGCAGCACCAATATCCGCGCCGGTTTCGGCGGCTACCAGGGCCGCGCGCTGAAGCGGGGCGACCGCGTGCCGGTCGGACGCCCTCCGCGCGAGCTGCCCATCCTGCCCATCGAGAAGCTGATGGTCCAGAGCGGCATGCCGGTGGTGCACGCGGACACCGTGGACGTGACGCCGCCGGGCCCGCGTGAGTCCGACGCGTCCCACGCGTCCCAGCCCATCCGCTTCGTCCGCGGTCCCCACTGGCCCGCCTTCGCCCCCGCCGCGCACGAACAACTGACCTCCCTGCCCTATACCGTCACCCAGCAGTCCGACCGCATGGGCGCGCGCCTGCGCGGCGAAGCGCTGAAGCTTAGCGCGCCGCTGGAACTGGTCTCCGAGGCGACCGCCTTCGGCACGATACAGGTGCCGCCCGACGGCCAGCCCATCGTGCTCATGGCCGACCGCCAGAGCGCCGGCGGCTATCCCAAGATCGCCTACGTCGCCAGCGCCGACCTGCCGCTGCTGGCGCAGGCGATGCCGGGCGACGCCTTGCAATTCACCGGCATCGAGCAGGCCGACGCCGAGCTGGCGTGGCGCGGCGTCGAGGACCGTCTGCACGAAATACGGCAAGCCGCGGCCCGCGTCCTGCGACCGTGACGAGCCCCCCACCCAACATTCCCCCGCAACGCGAGGAGTAAGCGACATGCCTTCCATCGACATCAACTGTGACATGGGCGAAAGCTTCGGCGCCTGGGTCATGGGCCAGGACACCGCGCTGATGCCCCACATCACCGCCGCCAACATCGCCTGCGGCTTCCATGCCGGCGACCCGGACGTGATGCTCGCCACCGTCCGCTGCGCCATCGAGCACAAGGTCGCCATCGGCGCGCACCCCGGCCTGCCCGACCTGCAAGGCTTCGGCCGCCGCGCCATGGCGATGACCGCCGACGAAATCTACGCCCTGGTGGTCTACCAGGTCGGCGCCATGCAGGCCGTGGCCCGCTCCCAGGGCGGCAAGCTGCACCACGTGAAGACCCACGGCGCGCTCTACAACATGACCGCGCGCGATCCCGCCCTGGCCGATGCCGTGGCCCGCGCCGTCGCCGACGTCGACCCGTCGCTGCCCATGTACGTCGCCAACGCGCCCATGGCCAAGGCCACGCTGGAGCGCGGCCTGAAGCCCGTCTACGAGATCTACGCCGACCGCACCTACCAGGACGACGGCACGCTGACGCCCCGTTCGCAGCCGCACGCCATGATCGAGGACGTCGACCAGGCCATCGCCCAGGTCAAGCGCATGGTCAAGGACGGCGTGGTGCGCGCCCTGTCGGGCAAGGAAGTGCCGATCAAGGCCGACACGCTGTGCATCCATGGCGACCAGCCCGGCGCCGCGGTGTTCGCCCGCAACATCCGCGCCGCCCTGGAGGCCGAA contains:
- the pxpB gene encoding 5-oxoprolinase subunit PxpB, giving the protein MNRPVDAATLEHDAAPAADSASTRARASIEPVGDRCLLIRLGDTVDLATHYAVQAVTALINACPPIGVVEVVPAFTTVAVHYQPSLCPREGDLPSVYLTRQIEALLRQDLPDVASEGRVVEIPACYGGEYGPDLEDVARQCGLAPEEVVALHSGSPLTLYAFFFSPGNPFAGPLDPRLNVKRRSSPRTRVEAGSVAIANGLSSIYQSTSPGGWNVIARTPWNLFQVDRQPPTRLRLGDQLRFKPITPDEFRDLLEPRP
- a CDS encoding 5-oxoprolinase subunit C family protein — encoded protein: MNAMIVERPGMLSTLQDSGRLGHQQYGVSVNGPMDEWSHRLANALVGNDEDAAVLECTLTGPRVVFAENTLVALCGARMRITANGQPLPQDRAVLLRRGTVLDVGERLEGARLYLAVRGGFAPAPVLGSRSTNIRAGFGGYQGRALKRGDRVPVGRPPRELPILPIEKLMVQSGMPVVHADTVDVTPPGPRESDASHASQPIRFVRGPHWPAFAPAAHEQLTSLPYTVTQQSDRMGARLRGEALKLSAPLELVSEATAFGTIQVPPDGQPIVLMADRQSAGGYPKIAYVASADLPLLAQAMPGDALQFTGIEQADAELAWRGVEDRLHEIRQAAARVLRP
- a CDS encoding LamB/YcsF family protein, translated to MPSIDINCDMGESFGAWVMGQDTALMPHITAANIACGFHAGDPDVMLATVRCAIEHKVAIGAHPGLPDLQGFGRRAMAMTADEIYALVVYQVGAMQAVARSQGGKLHHVKTHGALYNMTARDPALADAVARAVADVDPSLPMYVANAPMAKATLERGLKPVYEIYADRTYQDDGTLTPRSQPHAMIEDVDQAIAQVKRMVKDGVVRALSGKEVPIKADTLCIHGDQPGAAVFARNIRAALEAEGIEVRTV